One stretch of Prunus persica cultivar Lovell chromosome G1, Prunus_persica_NCBIv2, whole genome shotgun sequence DNA includes these proteins:
- the LOC18788143 gene encoding glutathione S-transferase U8, which yields MADEVKLHGVWNSPFSCRVIWVLKLKGIPYDYTEEDLQKKSPEILKYNPVHKKIPVLVHGVWPICESMIIVEYIEETWPQKYPLLPTDPYERAMAWFWVKYFDEKCISLAK from the exons ATGGCTGATGAGGTGAAGCTCCATGGAGTATGGAACAGTCCATTTAGTTGCAGGGTGATATGGGTTTTGAAGCTGAAAGGCATCCCATATGATTACACAGAAGAAGATCTTCAAAAGAAAAGTCCTGAGATCCTCAAATACAACCCAGTTCACAAGAAAATCCCGGTGCTCGTTCATGGAGTATGGCCAATCTGTGAGTCCATGATCATAGTCGAATACATAGAAGAAACATGGCCACAGAAGTACCCTTTGCTGCCCACTGATCCTTATGAGAGAGCCATGGCTTGGTTCTGGGTTAAATATTTCGACGAAaag tGCATCTCTTTGGCTAAGTGA
- the LOC109946690 gene encoding uncharacterized protein LOC109946690 gives MTEFVFCAEGPTKDGPSAGGKRARTKEILDADALEPEAPPPPLPPIPMSFKDKVAGDFGMAEEQMEIGDDDVIIKSRTIPSIQFSDKIKNALYRPWLTAVIIKLMGRPLAYTFLRARLLQEWELKGPMNLIDLENSYFIVKFVYEEDMKYVLTSGPWQIAGQYVVTQKWKLGFNAQEEKISHMTAWVRINGLNVEYFRYDVMEKIGNLIGNTIKVDANTMSQARGKFARICIELDLAKPLTPFIEVEGRTYGVVYEGINLVCFECGCYDHGRDTCPIIVQAKQQAADSVDTEGMEMNNTNKTDDLQVDNPTTLAAENPAKIHREWMLMKTRNFKKKVLNDSGKGAEISKRNPKNSNDYNGSRFNVLNEEGKSGNGIILEEFPPVKATALG, from the coding sequence ATGACTGAGTTTGTGTTCTGTGCTGAAGGCCCTACAAAAGATGGTCCATCTGCTGGTGGAAAACGCGCCCGCACCAAGGAAATTTTGGATGCAGATGCTTTGGAGCCTGAGGCACCTCCTCCCCCACTGCCCCCAATTCCAATGAGTTTTAAAGACAAAGTTGCTGGTGACTTTGGTATGGCTGAGGAACAAATGGAAATTGGAGACGATGATGTTATTATCAAATCAAGGACGATTCCCTCAATCCAATTCTCTGACAAAATCAAGAACGCGTTATATCGGCCCTGGCTTACGGCGGTGATCATCAAGCTCATGGGTCGCCCTCTAGCCTACACTTTTTTGAGAGCCCGTCTTCTCCAGGAGTGGGAGCTTAAGGGCCCAATGAACCTTATTGATTTAGAGAATAGCTACTTCATTGTTAAATTTGTTTATGAAGAAGATATGAAATATGTTCTTACCAGCGGTCCTTGGCAAATTGCTGGGCAATACGTGGTGACCCAAAAGTGGAAACTTGGATTTAATGCCCAGGAGGAAAAAATATCTCATATGACTGCTTGGGTGCGTATCAATGGATTGAATGTTGAATACTTCCGTTATGACGTGATGGAGAAAATTGGGAACCTGATAGGGAATACAATCAAGGTTGATGCCAATACGATGAGTCAAGCTCGAGGTAAGTTTGCCAGAATTTGCATTGAACTTGATTTAGCTAAACCCCTCACCCCATTTATTGAGGTTGAAGGTCGTACCTATGGAGTTGTATATGAAGGCATTAACCTGGTCTGCTTTGAATGTGGGTGTTATGACCATGGAAGGGATACCTGTCCTATTATTGTGCAAGCTAAACAACAGGCAGCTGATTCTGTTGACACTGAGGGCATGGAAATGAATAATACAAACAAAACTGATGATCTGCAAGTTGATAACCCAACTACACTGGCTGCTGAAAATCCAGCTAAGATACATAGAGAGTGGATGCTGATGAAGACAAGGAATTTTAAGAAGAAGGTCTTGAATGACTCAGGAAAGGGTGCTGAAATTAGCAAGAGGAACCCAAAGAACTCAAATGATTACAATGGCTCTCGGTTTAATGTCCTGAATGAGGAAGGAAAAAGTGGTAATGGAATAATTTTGGAAGAGTTCCCCCCTGTCAAAGCAACTGCTTTGGGCTAA
- the LOC109946693 gene encoding uncharacterized protein LOC109946693, with protein sequence MKIVAWNVRGAGKNSCASTIKDLKKAFNIDILAVLEPRISGPRALTVAQNLGFSHYHIVDATGFFGGVWLLWNGNSVSLHVVAHSSQSITALVTLGNQWWLLTVVYANPCSRIRESLWKYFDGLACASHLPWLVLGDFNDIASAGEKCGGNLDLGGRSFVEWIDRNQLVDLGFFGAKFTWCNKRNAEGIIWKRLDRGLCNINWRLLFPEAHLSYLPRVNSDHCLVLVSLDSNHYPARGCTPFRFQAMWMSHPDFPKFIHANWSIGDGHASQKSARLKSSLISWNRQVFGCLFQKKRRLLTRLASIQRKLCWGHNPYLCDLENELTKNYNMLLEQEALLVAEIKKYMA encoded by the coding sequence ATGAAGATTGTTGCTTGGAATGTACGAGGTGCGGGTAAAAATAGTTGTGCAAGCACTATCAAGGATttaaaaaaagcttttaacatTGATATTCTTGCTGTCTTGGAGCCTAGAATAAGTGGGCCTAGGGCCCTTACTGTTGCTCAAAACTTGGGTTTCTCTCACTATCACATTGTTGATGCTACTGGTTTTTTTGGGGGTGTTTGGTTACTGTGGAATGGTAACTCTGTGTCTCTCCATGTTGTTGCCCATTCCAGTCAATCTATTACTGCTTTAGTGACTTTGGGGAATCAATGGTGGCTCCTCACTGTGGTGTATGCTAATCCCTGCTCGCGAATTAGAGAATCCTTGTGGAAATACTTTGATGGCCTTGCTTGTGCCTCCCACTTGCCATGGCTGGTCCTAGGTGATTTTAATGACATTGCTAGTGCGGGTGAAAAATGTGGAGGCAACCTGGACCTGGGTGGCAGAAGCTTTGTTGAATGGATTGATCGTAATCAACTTGTGGACTTGGGTTTCTTTGGTGCTAAATTTACGTGGTGCAATAAGAGAAATGCTGAGGGTATTATTTGGAAAAGGCTTGATAGGGGTCTGTGCAACATAaattggcggcttttattcccaGAGGCTCATCTATCTTATCTTCCTAGAGTGAACTCTGACCACTGCCTTGTTCTGGTCTCTCTTGATTCCAACCATTATCCTGCCAGAGGTTGTACTCCTTTTAGGTTCCAAGCAATGTGGATGTCTCACCCCGATTTTCCTAAGTTTATTCATGCTAATTGGAGTATTGGAGATGGACATGCTAGTCAAAAATCTGCTCGCCTCAAGTCCTCTCTTATTTCTTGGAACCGCCAAGTGTTTGGTTGCTTAttccagaaaaaaagaaggctcCTGACTCGGCTTGCCAGTATCCAAAGGAAGCTGTGTTGGGGGCACAATCCCTACCTTTGTGACCTTGAAAATGAATTAACCAAGAACTACAATATGCTTCTTGAGCAAGAAGCTCTTCTGGTTGCAGAAATCAAGAAATACATGGCTTAA
- the LOC18790927 gene encoding glutathione transferase GST 23 produces MARFWVKYFEEKGPAIWMVSQTTGDEQVKFKKESLEVLRTIDNHAGTLGKNKFFGGDNIGILDIALGCIAHWTEVIEVVAGVKLFEAHAFPYLHAWTQNFKEVPAIEENLPDCDKMLVLFKRGREKLLASQ; encoded by the exons ATGGCTCGGTTCTGGGTTAAATATTTCGAAGAAAAG GGTCCTGCAATTTGGATGGTCTCCCAAACCACTGGTGACGAGCAGGTGAAGTTCAAGAAAGAGAGCTTGGAGGTTCTGCGAACCATCGACAACCATGCTGGTACTCTTGgaaagaataaattttttggagGAGACAACATTGGAATTTTGGACATAGCCTTAGGATGCATTGCTCATTGGACTGAAGTCATTGAAGTCGTGGCTGGGGTGAAGCTATTTGAAGCCCATGCATTCCCTTACTTGCATGCTTGGACTCAGAACTTCAAAGAAGTGCCTGCAATCGAAGAAAACCTTCCTGATTGTGATAAAATGCTGGTCCTCTTTAAGCGTGGCAGGGAAAAATTGCTGGCATCTCAGTGA